The following are from one region of the Siniperca chuatsi isolate FFG_IHB_CAS linkage group LG13, ASM2008510v1, whole genome shotgun sequence genome:
- the si:ch211-119o8.4 gene encoding galanin receptor type 1, producing the protein MTSVTVGVEIFNLAALSVLRYRIVAPRKRPPASLTQVLCTVVVIWLVSVTMALPKVTYIDFDGGCTWSVGRDKWLFFLVPAFLVYYVAPLLCIAINCGLIISHLHGCKGTLAADRHNKKATALLIGSTLVFAISWLPYYALEFVNVMSPYVSSAASPISRFRCKLSSTLSPSYLSFTSPGPSEETETRVSLLWEVASLTAILLVCLAPCWNPPLYFLLSRPAVRQLRALLPSFFHKHLGKNPVQRCCIAPAPPPRLPHPQPPAHSFTHQTLTHGLTQ; encoded by the exons ATGACTTCAGTGACAGTGGGAGTGGAAATCTTCAATCTGGCGGCTTTGTCAGTGCTGAGGTATCGTATTGTTGCACCACGGAAAAGACCGCCGGCTAGCCTGACACAAGT GTTATGCACTGTTGTAGTCATTTGGCTGGTCTCAGTAACCATGGCATTGCCCAAGGTTACCTACATCGACTTTGATGGGGGTTGCACGTGGTCAGTGGGCCGAGACAAGTGGCTGTTCTTCCTGGTTCCTGCTTTCCTAGTTTATTACGTGGCCCCTCTCCTCTGTATTGCCATCAACTGTGGCCTCATCATCTCTCACCTCCATGGCTGCAAGGGCACTCTGGCCGCCGACAGGCACAACAAGAAAGCTACCGCTCTGCTGATTGGTTCAACACTGGTTTTTGCAATTAGCTGGTTGCCATATTATGCACTTGAGTTTGTCAATGTTATGTCCCCTTATGTTAGCTCAGCAGCTTCTCCAATTAGCAGATTCAGGTGTAAGCTATCTTCAACTTTGTCTCCGTCATATTTGTCATTCACCTCGCCTGGGCCAAGTGAGGAAACAGAGACAAGGGTGTCCTTGCTGTGGGAGGTGGCGTCCCTGACTGCCATTTTGTTGGTGTGTCTGGCTCCTTGCTGGAACCCGCCACTCTACTTTCTGTTGTCCCGTCCGGCTGTGCGTCAGCTCCGAGCTCTACTGCCTTCCTTCTTTCATAAGCACTTGGGAAAAAACCCGGTGCAGCGCTGCTGTATTGCTCCTGCCCCTCCCCCACGCCTGCCACACCCTCAGCCTCCTGCACACTCTTTTACTCACCAAACTCTGACACACGGACTGACTCAGTAA